The bacterium genome includes a window with the following:
- a CDS encoding NAD-dependent epimerase/dehydratase family protein: MKIQPCRILVTGAAGFIGAKVCEFLLTQPHLVSNALNDTNAQNAINVIGLDNLNDYYDVRLKNWRLQQLKNIRPIRSHSSQFAFHKIDIENYASLRKLFQHYSSVSHTKRASFSSRHPRFSAPFHAVINLAARAGVRYSLENPFIYYTTNILGNLNLLELCREFGVNKYVFSSSSSLYAGQKMPFKETLPVNEPISPYAASKKSAEVTCFTYHKLFNIDVTILRYFTVYGPASRPDMSPLRFISWVHQGKPITIYGDGNQSRDFTYIDDIARGTIRALKRLNFEIINLGCDEPIKLIDFLRIIEEKMNKLTHPELYRGVKSIKPKKLKIVYQPSHPADMQATWADIKKARRLLDWKPKVKIDQGIQNSVDWFFKNRGWITKIKI; encoded by the coding sequence ATGAAAATACAGCCATGCCGTATTCTTGTAACCGGTGCCGCCGGTTTCATCGGCGCCAAGGTCTGCGAATTTTTACTAACCCAGCCTCATCTAGTCAGCAACGCTCTAAACGATACTAACGCTCAAAACGCTATTAACGTAATCGGCCTCGACAACCTCAACGACTACTATGACGTCCGGCTGAAGAACTGGCGGTTGCAGCAGTTAAAAAATATTCGTCCCATTCGCTCTCATTCGTCCCAATTCGCCTTCCACAAGATCGACATCGAGAATTACGCATCCCTGCGCAAGTTATTCCAGCACTATAGCAGCGTTTCCCACACGAAGCGTGCTTCTTTTTCATCCCGGCATCCCCGCTTCTCTGCACCCTTTCATGCTGTAATCAATCTTGCTGCCCGCGCCGGCGTCCGCTACAGCCTGGAAAATCCATTTATTTACTACACGACCAATATCCTGGGCAATCTGAACCTTCTTGAACTCTGCCGTGAATTTGGCGTCAACAAATATGTCTTTTCATCCTCGTCATCTTTGTATGCAGGTCAGAAAATGCCCTTCAAGGAAACATTGCCGGTGAACGAACCCATATCTCCCTATGCCGCATCAAAAAAATCCGCCGAGGTAACATGCTTCACATATCACAAATTATTCAACATCGATGTTACCATTCTCCGGTACTTTACTGTTTATGGTCCTGCGTCCAGGCCGGATATGAGTCCGTTGAGATTTATTTCCTGGGTGCATCAGGGCAAACCGATCACCATTTATGGCGATGGCAATCAGTCGCGGGACTTTACTTATATCGATGACATTGCCCGGGGCACGATACGGGCGCTAAAACGATTAAATTTCGAAATAATCAACCTTGGATGCGACGAACCGATTAAACTCATCGATTTTTTGCGTATCATTGAAGAAAAAATGAACAAACTGACACATCCCGAGCTTTATCGAGGAGTCAAATCAATAAAACCAAAGAAACTAAAAATCGTTTATCAACCATCTCATCCCGCCGATATGCAGGCAACCTGGGCCGATATCAAAAAAGCCAGGCGTCTGCTGGATTGGAAACCAAAAGTTAAGATCGACCAGGGCATCCAGAATTCTGTGGACTGGTTTTTCAAAAATCGTGGATGGATTACAAAGATAAAAATTTAA
- a CDS encoding ATPase — protein sequence MIGDINLGKKKVVDTIKRCSKCVLPQTMPGIRFDEAGVCDYCRDYKKFEYKGEARFKKILDKHRDPNKKYECIVNVSGGRDSAFTLLKLAKDYGMKVLALNYENPYTDEQARKNIRNMVKALNVGLIKFKFMSNIHKSCFKNNLRAWQKNPSPAMVPMMCIGCKIIWKKILEIAKRHDINLIVNGGNPYEYTSFKKELLGVSESTDLEKSYSKNLTGLIREALKNYLYLKPQYLPVLVKGYLFANQYSIGSRLYGGHIERIDLFHYIRWDEKEVLSRIASELGWDYPHELRSTWRFDCKIGHLKDYFYTKTMGITEKDDFYAKMVREGILTREQALKRLSAENEIHMDIVRELSDRSG from the coding sequence TTGATAGGCGATATTAATTTAGGAAAGAAAAAAGTAGTGGATACTATCAAGCGATGCAGTAAATGCGTTCTGCCCCAGACCATGCCGGGGATAAGGTTTGATGAGGCAGGAGTATGCGATTATTGTCGAGACTACAAGAAATTCGAGTATAAGGGCGAAGCACGGTTTAAAAAGATCCTGGACAAGCACCGCGATCCCAACAAGAAATACGAATGCATCGTCAACGTCAGTGGCGGTCGGGACAGCGCTTTCACACTTTTGAAATTAGCCAAAGACTACGGCATGAAAGTCCTAGCTCTTAATTACGAAAATCCCTACACAGACGAGCAGGCCAGGAAAAATATCCGGAACATGGTGAAGGCTTTGAACGTTGGCCTTATTAAGTTCAAGTTCATGAGTAATATCCATAAATCATGTTTTAAGAACAATTTACGCGCCTGGCAAAAGAATCCATCACCGGCCATGGTGCCGATGATGTGCATCGGATGCAAGATCATCTGGAAAAAGATACTGGAGATCGCGAAAAGACACGACATCAACTTGATCGTTAACGGTGGCAACCCGTACGAATACACGTCATTCAAGAAAGAACTGCTTGGTGTCTCAGAATCCACGGACCTTGAGAAATCATATTCAAAGAATCTCACCGGGCTTATCAGGGAAGCGCTCAAGAATTATTTGTACCTTAAGCCGCAATACCTGCCGGTTCTGGTCAAGGGCTACTTGTTCGCGAATCAATATTCGATCGGTTCAAGGTTATACGGTGGACACATTGAACGGATCGACCTGTTCCATTATATTAGATGGGATGAAAAAGAAGTCTTGTCACGCATTGCTAGTGAGCTCGGCTGGGATTATCCTCATGAACTCAGGTCCACCTGGCGTTTCGACTGCAAGATCGGGCACCTGAAAGATTATTTTTACACCAAGACCATGGGGATAACCGAAAAGGACGATTTTTACGCCAAGATGGTGCGGGAAGGGATATTGACGCGTGAACAAGCATTGAAAAGACTGTCTGCGGAAAACGAAATACACATGGATATTGTCAGGGAACTGTCAGACAGATCCGGTTAA
- a CDS encoding Wzz/FepE/Etk N-terminal domain-containing protein, which yields MSRIIDTIHILVRRRKFIVYFVLAVVILTLLISLIVPNQYRAIATILPPNPERDAMMGLIFASVPSGIAGITGAGGLLGGPTASDLYANIMKSRVIMDKVIEKYKLKKEFKARTLDDTYKSLLSITNIIVTPEGIITVAVTYKNKKLAAAIANSFVEELDRFNTETAMTAGKKYRLFIEQRLTETIDAMTKAEDSLRSFQEKHKTVALDAEIQSAIQTIAQLKSEIIMKEVQRGAMASGSSTLNPYIANLDQELAQLRRQLSKIEFGGKENTNEFGAGFSMPFSKLPELSLEYARLLRDVKVQEAIYELMTQQYEQAKIMELKDTPTVQFLDRAVPPEKKSFPKRGILLVTTFFLSILVALFLAFIIERIDIFRKNNPTEYAKWVQVYTVLKGDLKKLKQRVFKKKA from the coding sequence ATGTCGCGCATAATCGATACAATCCACATTCTTGTCAGAAGGAGAAAGTTCATTGTTTATTTCGTTCTCGCGGTGGTCATCCTCACTTTGCTGATAAGTCTAATAGTACCCAATCAGTATAGAGCCATCGCCACTATCCTGCCGCCCAACCCGGAGCGGGATGCGATGATGGGGCTTATCTTTGCCAGCGTTCCCAGCGGCATTGCTGGTATCACGGGCGCCGGCGGCTTGCTGGGCGGTCCGACCGCGTCCGACCTTTACGCCAACATCATGAAAAGCCGCGTGATAATGGATAAAGTCATCGAAAAATACAAATTGAAAAAGGAGTTCAAAGCCAGAACTCTGGATGACACTTACAAATCACTTTTGAGCATTACCAATATCATCGTGACACCCGAAGGCATCATAACGGTCGCCGTAACGTACAAGAATAAGAAACTGGCAGCTGCTATCGCCAACTCGTTCGTAGAAGAACTGGACCGTTTTAATACCGAGACCGCGATGACCGCCGGCAAGAAGTACCGCTTATTCATCGAGCAGAGACTCACGGAAACGATCGATGCGATGACTAAAGCAGAGGATAGTCTCAGATCATTCCAGGAAAAACATAAGACCGTCGCCCTGGATGCCGAGATCCAAAGTGCCATTCAGACGATCGCGCAGCTGAAAAGCGAGATCATCATGAAGGAAGTGCAAAGAGGCGCCATGGCTTCAGGCTCAAGCACTTTGAACCCTTACATCGCCAACCTTGACCAGGAATTGGCACAGTTGCGGAGACAACTCTCAAAGATCGAATTCGGCGGCAAGGAAAATACCAATGAATTCGGCGCCGGGTTTTCAATGCCCTTCTCGAAACTTCCTGAATTGTCATTGGAATACGCGCGTCTGCTCAGAGACGTGAAAGTACAGGAAGCGATCTACGAACTGATGACGCAGCAATACGAGCAGGCGAAGATCATGGAATTAAAAGACACGCCGACCGTGCAATTCCTGGACCGGGCAGTTCCGCCCGAAAAGAAGAGCTTTCCCAAACGCGGTATTCTGTTGGTGACCACATTTTTTCTGAGCATCTTGGTTGCATTGTTCCTGGCCTTTATTATCGAGCGTATTGATATTTTCAGAAAAAACAATCCCACCGAATACGCTAAATGGGTTCAGGTTTATACCGTACTTAAAGGTGATCTAAAAAAACTCAAACAGCGAGTTTTTAAGAAAAAAGCTTAA
- a CDS encoding DUF6337 family protein produces the protein MTLLERHQYKTFITPFNVIVWPYLFVVLFLLGFGWHRQYKPVTSESIVFVALNVALFWLTGQIIWYILRGRQISETNVQLETFITDHRSILLGIVWVAIAAGLLSFAKIGITLGFDALGTESFQLAFRSGILGHITILAYPSFILLGAFWLKNHSKFVLLSLLLMIFVVLANQVKYRTILLLLPTLYFAVQSRIVRKIKTVNIIVAGLAIFAIFVLAYFIGFTATLGFNRAILLLSFTFNAFEDYVVAGPITLGYFLKGFENYLSPDIVFTVPVNLHHFIVGDYNYVNPAIPFFVPIATQFAVKNNTGTIFTTLYMCLGFYGSLIFMMVIGLVIYTIYNLALSKRGTVLNLLSVHLLGILTVSFFGYHFHLLPLWEAGFSMIITPYAVSALRRIFRLKPAINSGKS, from the coding sequence ATGACGCTTCTTGAGCGCCATCAGTATAAAACCTTTATCACGCCATTTAATGTAATCGTTTGGCCCTATTTATTTGTCGTCTTGTTTTTACTGGGTTTCGGATGGCACCGCCAGTATAAACCGGTTACAAGCGAGAGCATTGTTTTTGTCGCGCTTAATGTCGCATTGTTCTGGTTGACAGGGCAGATAATTTGGTATATTTTGCGCGGGCGACAGATTTCAGAAACGAATGTTCAGCTTGAAACTTTTATAACAGATCACCGTTCTATATTACTTGGTATCGTGTGGGTCGCGATCGCCGCCGGGTTATTGAGTTTTGCAAAAATTGGAATTACTCTTGGATTCGATGCCCTTGGAACTGAATCGTTCCAATTGGCGTTCCGTTCAGGTATTTTAGGGCACATCACGATTCTGGCATACCCGAGTTTCATTTTACTGGGTGCATTTTGGCTGAAGAATCACAGCAAATTTGTGCTATTATCTTTGCTCCTCATGATCTTCGTGGTGCTCGCCAATCAGGTAAAGTACCGTACGATACTCCTCCTTCTCCCGACATTGTATTTTGCGGTGCAAAGCAGAATTGTACGGAAGATCAAAACCGTGAATATAATCGTCGCCGGGTTGGCGATATTCGCTATTTTCGTTCTGGCTTACTTTATTGGATTCACTGCAACCCTGGGATTCAACCGAGCAATACTGCTTTTATCTTTTACTTTTAACGCCTTTGAAGATTATGTTGTCGCCGGGCCAATCACCCTGGGTTATTTTCTCAAAGGTTTTGAGAATTATCTTTCACCCGACATTGTTTTTACGGTACCGGTAAACTTACATCACTTTATTGTCGGTGATTATAATTACGTAAATCCCGCCATACCTTTTTTTGTTCCGATCGCAACACAGTTTGCGGTAAAGAATAATACGGGTACTATTTTTACGACATTGTATATGTGCCTGGGATTTTATGGCTCGCTGATTTTTATGATGGTAATAGGACTGGTCATCTATACTATTTATAATCTGGCTTTGTCTAAGCGTGGCACTGTGCTCAACCTGTTATCCGTACACTTACTGGGCATCCTTACCGTCAGTTTTTTCGGATACCACTTCCATCTATTGCCCTTATGGGAAGCAGGATTTAGTATGATAATTACACCCTATGCAGTATCGGCTTTAAGAAGAATTTTTCGACTAAAACCAGCAATTAACAGCGGAAAATCCTGA
- a CDS encoding glycosyltransferase family 2 protein — protein MTARSDPLKSINTGPKSMLSIVVINWNTWQDTIECIESLKKSEYKDFTVLLIDNGSMNDSVKKMKEWLSKHGFGIKHLLFENRSNLGFAGGNNIGIAYAAGRGYKYIMLLNNDTVIAPKALGYLIDTMEHEPYLGVVTPQIRHYGERDRIANSGGRLTIFGHRHYYDCDQLASECPDDSVQGITFITGCALLARSEIFKKFGGLSDHFFFGEEDYDLSLKMKKHGIKMGCVRKAVVFHKIGATRKEAFANMRSVFLHYFNRFVNFKHYYRRTYWYVWRFASFLYIIPLVYFKYHYPVISILKMARFLIKYSNACDVVSKENIDRAFEELSQCY, from the coding sequence ATGACCGCGAGATCTGATCCATTAAAAAGCATCAATACCGGTCCAAAATCCATGTTGTCCATCGTGGTGATCAACTGGAATACATGGCAGGATACGATCGAATGCATTGAATCACTTAAAAAATCAGAATATAAGGATTTTACGGTATTATTGATCGACAATGGGTCAATGAACGATTCCGTGAAAAAGATGAAAGAATGGTTGTCAAAACACGGGTTTGGTATTAAACACCTGTTGTTCGAGAACCGAAGCAACCTTGGATTTGCGGGCGGAAACAACATTGGCATTGCTTACGCCGCCGGGCGGGGTTACAAATATATAATGCTGTTAAACAATGATACGGTCATAGCTCCAAAGGCGCTTGGATATCTTATCGATACAATGGAGCATGAGCCTTACTTGGGAGTAGTGACCCCGCAGATAAGACATTATGGCGAGCGCGACAGGATAGCCAATTCAGGTGGCAGGCTCACTATTTTCGGACATCGCCATTATTATGACTGCGATCAGCTGGCCAGCGAATGCCCGGACGACTCGGTGCAAGGGATCACCTTCATAACCGGGTGCGCGCTATTGGCAAGATCTGAAATCTTCAAGAAATTTGGCGGTCTGTCTGATCATTTTTTTTTCGGCGAGGAAGATTACGATCTTAGCTTGAAGATGAAAAAGCACGGGATAAAAATGGGATGCGTTCGTAAGGCGGTCGTTTTTCATAAAATAGGAGCGACGCGGAAAGAAGCGTTTGCCAACATGCGTTCCGTATTTTTACATTATTTCAATCGCTTTGTGAACTTCAAACATTATTATCGCCGGACTTACTGGTATGTATGGCGGTTTGCGAGCTTTCTATACATCATACCGCTGGTATATTTCAAATACCATTATCCAGTAATATCTATACTCAAGATGGCACGTTTCTTGATTAAATATTCAAACGCGTGCGATGTAGTTTCTAAGGAAAATATTGACAGGGCTTTTGAGGAATTATCTCAATGCTATTAA
- a CDS encoding polysaccharide biosynthesis C-terminal domain-containing protein encodes MDHSETTSAGNKEPAGVPFDNAMRTVMKKLAKDTLLYVPAKIIPGILGVLAVAVFTRLFDPSLYGQYILVLTTTTIVTAFASQWIVQSVLRYRAQYVANGQVGFFNEKFTTLLLLLTMTFAVVVVVTYPIRGVLGSYESYFFVSFLLIVSGIWFNCLITLYQADLRSWYFSIFTILNGMLKFFIPLLIVILYSRTVDSLLWGIFSAFFVIIIPMLFTYQNLPSFRPTQRLVIDETNKKNNASLVSFFQQFFFYGFPMIGWFLGAELLSIADRYVIQILRDSREVGIYSSNYNLMASAMALITTPLLNAAHPILMKAGTDIATNSVRVQQLIRSFSRYFLILSFPVLTYIVVFSREFANVFLGSEYREGNLVMPIVLIGILIWSFAMFGHKGLEFREKTRIMFYYVIICTVVKIVLNLIFIPWFGYIAAAVTTLVCFTLYPVLVFFGTKRDIPWLIPWRSLGKIVIASLCVAAFLTTLKFIAISSFMKLLIAGIAIIPIYLVALFIFGEFSDDECSFVKRRLGKNA; translated from the coding sequence ATGGATCATTCTGAAACAACCAGTGCGGGCAACAAAGAACCAGCGGGAGTTCCCTTTGACAATGCCATGCGGACCGTGATGAAGAAACTTGCCAAAGATACCCTGTTGTACGTCCCCGCAAAGATCATCCCCGGTATTTTGGGAGTTCTGGCCGTCGCTGTCTTTACGCGGTTATTCGACCCTTCTCTCTACGGGCAATATATCCTGGTATTAACTACGACCACGATAGTGACGGCTTTTGCCTCGCAGTGGATAGTGCAGTCGGTGCTAAGATACCGCGCGCAATACGTTGCCAATGGACAAGTCGGATTCTTTAACGAGAAGTTCACGACTTTGCTCTTGCTTTTAACCATGACTTTCGCAGTGGTGGTCGTGGTAACTTATCCTATACGCGGTGTTTTAGGATCATATGAGAGCTATTTCTTTGTGTCATTCCTGTTGATCGTATCCGGAATATGGTTCAATTGTTTGATCACACTCTATCAGGCGGACCTAAGATCATGGTATTTCAGCATTTTTACCATCCTCAACGGGATGCTAAAATTTTTCATTCCATTATTGATCGTCATATTGTACAGTCGGACCGTGGACAGTTTATTGTGGGGCATTTTTTCGGCTTTTTTTGTCATTATCATTCCCATGTTATTCACTTACCAAAACCTGCCGAGCTTTCGACCGACACAGCGACTTGTCATTGATGAGACGAATAAAAAAAATAATGCAAGTTTGGTTAGTTTCTTTCAACAGTTCTTTTTCTATGGATTTCCTATGATCGGCTGGTTTCTTGGTGCCGAACTCCTGAGTATTGCCGACCGCTACGTCATCCAAATTCTCCGGGACAGCCGGGAAGTTGGTATCTACAGCTCTAATTACAACCTTATGGCTTCAGCAATGGCGCTGATCACAACGCCGCTCTTGAATGCAGCTCACCCGATTCTCATGAAGGCAGGTACTGATATTGCCACCAATAGTGTGCGCGTGCAACAGCTCATAAGATCATTCTCGCGTTATTTCTTGATACTGTCATTCCCGGTCTTAACCTATATTGTAGTTTTTTCCCGTGAGTTCGCGAATGTTTTTCTTGGATCGGAGTACCGGGAAGGAAACCTGGTCATGCCAATAGTTTTGATTGGCATCTTGATCTGGTCCTTTGCAATGTTTGGACATAAGGGGCTGGAGTTCCGAGAAAAAACCAGGATCATGTTCTATTATGTCATAATTTGCACGGTCGTTAAGATTGTTTTGAATCTGATATTCATACCTTGGTTCGGATATATCGCGGCGGCGGTCACAACATTGGTTTGCTTTACTCTTTATCCAGTGCTGGTGTTTTTCGGCACGAAACGGGACATCCCATGGCTGATACCGTGGAGGTCGCTCGGTAAGATCGTTATCGCTTCATTGTGCGTTGCGGCCTTCTTGACAACATTGAAATTCATCGCTATTTCATCTTTTATGAAACTCTTGATCGCCGGTATCGCCATTATCCCGATTTATCTGGTAGCGCTTTTTATTTTCGGTGAATTCAGCGACGATGAGTGCTCATTCGTTAAACGCAGATTGGGGAAGAACGCATGA
- a CDS encoding glycosyltransferase: protein MQTDLLSSRSFNNHKRICFFAHVHDKKVLELVEFYHNDIRILTELGFDISIATRYHEIPLRCDLYYSWWWATGIQALAAARLAGKPIIMVGNVRFDQDAPYGFPKASILKMVCIKSALRLATVILTTSQYENDIVTRYRSRDVHMVYHGIDLDIYNPNKAGPREEILFTICNLYHENAKRKRIIETIEAFALIAQKFPAYKLVIAGGSAGIQDRTKETLLALVDHLNLRGRVVFTGSISLVEKIEFYRKAQAFVQPSVYEGFGLAIAEAMACGTPVVVCRSGATPEVVGDAGLYVSGTSQDIADGLVQLLRNKNLRQDLGTMGQTRVIQMFSYENRKKTLKKIIDSTLKKERS, encoded by the coding sequence ATGCAAACAGATCTTCTGTCGTCCAGGTCATTTAATAATCATAAACGTATCTGTTTTTTTGCCCATGTGCATGACAAAAAAGTATTGGAATTGGTGGAATTCTACCATAACGATATCAGAATACTCACTGAACTCGGTTTCGATATTTCTATTGCCACGCGGTATCACGAGATCCCGCTGCGCTGCGATCTGTATTACTCGTGGTGGTGGGCTACCGGCATCCAGGCGTTGGCCGCGGCTCGACTTGCGGGCAAACCGATCATCATGGTCGGCAATGTGCGGTTCGATCAAGACGCGCCTTATGGATTTCCCAAGGCTTCGATTTTAAAGATGGTATGCATAAAATCCGCCTTGAGGCTAGCGACGGTTATACTTACGACTTCGCAGTATGAGAATGACATCGTGACCAGATACCGATCCCGGGATGTTCATATGGTTTATCACGGCATTGACCTCGATATATACAATCCCAATAAAGCAGGCCCCAGAGAAGAGATCCTGTTCACGATCTGCAACCTCTACCATGAAAATGCCAAACGGAAAAGGATCATTGAAACGATCGAAGCGTTCGCCCTTATCGCACAAAAGTTTCCCGCGTATAAATTGGTCATCGCGGGCGGAAGCGCCGGGATACAGGACCGGACCAAAGAAACGCTGCTGGCGCTTGTGGACCATTTAAACCTGCGGGGACGGGTGGTCTTTACCGGCTCCATTTCTCTGGTAGAAAAGATAGAGTTCTATCGCAAGGCACAGGCATTCGTTCAGCCGTCTGTATACGAAGGCTTCGGCCTGGCGATCGCCGAGGCGATGGCATGTGGAACGCCCGTGGTCGTTTGCAGATCGGGCGCGACGCCGGAAGTGGTCGGGGACGCCGGTCTTTATGTTTCCGGAACATCGCAAGATATCGCCGATGGTCTCGTCCAGCTGTTGCGCAATAAAAATTTACGGCAAGATCTGGGTACCATGGGACAAACCCGCGTCATTCAGATGTTCTCCTATGAGAACCGGAAAAAAACCCTTAAAAAAATTATTGATTCCACTTTGAAAAAGGAGCGATCATGA